Genomic DNA from Chthoniobacterales bacterium:
CGAGTTTGTAGAGAAGGTCGATCTGCTTGATGAGACCTTTGGCGCGCTCGGCGAGAGGATCTAAAGCTTGGCGAGCCGTGTGCTGCTTGTCGTTCGTGGCCGGAGCGCTTTTGCCCATTTGCTTGGAGAACGCGGCAAGGTCGGCGAGCAGCGCTTTGCTGTCTTTCTCGTAAGCCCGCCGTGCATCGCGAAATTCCGCCAGCGACTCGGCGAGTGATTTCACTTTCGCCAAGGCGGCGAATGGTTCATCCAGCGAGGCCAGCGCGGTCTCAAACGCGGTGATGGTCTCGGGCACGGCGGCGCATTCATCGGCATGGCGTGCGAAGTAATCCGCCACGAGCGCAAGGAAGCGCTCATGCTGTCCACGATAGAGCCAAACGATGGCGGAGATGTTGCGCAGTTGTTCCGGCGTGAACTCGTGGACCGTGCGGGAACCCGGCATGAGCTGGCCGATGCTGCGGGCGTCAATCATGAGCACCTGATCCTTACGCTCGGCGGGCTTGTTGCGGTCGAAGTGCCACAGTTCGCACGGCACGGTGCGGGTGTAGAAGAAGCCGCCGCGGATGGAGATCATCACATCCACATCACCGGTCTCGACCATCTTTTGGCGGACCGTTTTTTCGTCATTGCCCGCGCTGGAGGCCTGGGAGGACATGACGAAACCGGCGCGGCCGGTGGGCTTGAGGTAGCTCCAAAAGTAGGACATCCAGAGGTAGTTGCCGTTGGAGACGCGCTTGTCTTTGTTCACGCCGGGCAGACCGAAAGGCAGGCGCGGATCAGTCTTGATGCGCTCGGCATCAACGAGATCGACATTGAACGGCGGGTTGGCCATGACGAAGTCGCACTGGCCGACAAGCTGGTGGTGGTCTTCGTAGTAGGTGATGCCCTCGGCAAACTTTCCGTCGAGGCCATGCACGGCGAGGTTCATTTTCGCGAGGCGGATGGTGGTGCGGTCTTTTTCCTGGCCGTAGAAAACAACCTTGCGCGCCGTGTCCCCGCCCTCGTGCTCGATGAAGTGGCTCGATTGCACGAACATGCCGCCGGATCCGCACGCGGGATCAAAGATCGTGCCGTGGTCAGGCTCGATGACATTGACGATAGTCTGCACGAGGGACGGCGGCGTGAAGAACTCGCCATTGTCGTGGGCCTTCTGGATGGAAAACTTGGCCAGGAAATATTCATAGATGCGCCCGAAGATGTCGCCCGTGGCGCGCTTGATCTGCTCCGTGTTGAACTGACGCATCAACTCCTCAAGAACCTTCGGCTCGAAAATGCCGTAGTCCTTCGGCAGCACGCCTTGCAGCGGCTCGAAACTCTCCTCGATGGCTGTCATGGCCCGCGTGACCAAGGCCGGGAGCCCGGCAGGATCGGACGTGGCGTTGGCCATGATGCGTTCGTAGCGTGCCTCCTCCGGCAACCACAGCGCTCGGCGGCGCACGTAATCTGCCGGCTGGAGCTTGCGCTTCGGCATCTTCCCCGAGGCTTGGTCCGCCTCAATCTGCCGCGTCGCCTCATCGAAGCGATTGGCCGCATGGCGCAGAAAGATAATCCCCAGAACAGGAAGGAAGTAGTCGGCCGAACTCAGCTTCGAGTTCGCCCGCAGATTGTCCGCCGACGCCCAGAGATCGGCTTCCAGCTTTGGGAGATCTAAATCCGACGGGCGCATTGGAATCTACTTATCAGATAACGCCGCCATGGCGAGAAAGAGGCGCTTTTTGTGCGGTTCAGCACATTCAAGAACGATCATCGCATCACGGAACAGGGAAGTCTTTTGCCCGATTCTTATGCAACCACCCTCGCGGACTCCAAAAACGTCAGCACCGGCAGTGAGGCTGTGCAGCGTTACGCTTTGCCTAACGATGATCCTGCAGTATTTGTGTTTGATATAAAACCTA
This window encodes:
- a CDS encoding SAM-dependent DNA methyltransferase, producing MRPSDLDLPKLEADLWASADNLRANSKLSSADYFLPVLGIIFLRHAANRFDEATRQIEADQASGKMPKRKLQPADYVRRRALWLPEEARYERIMANATSDPAGLPALVTRAMTAIEESFEPLQGVLPKDYGIFEPKVLEELMRQFNTEQIKRATGDIFGRIYEYFLAKFSIQKAHDNGEFFTPPSLVQTIVNVIEPDHGTIFDPACGSGGMFVQSSHFIEHEGGDTARKVVFYGQEKDRTTIRLAKMNLAVHGLDGKFAEGITYYEDHHQLVGQCDFVMANPPFNVDLVDAERIKTDPRLPFGLPGVNKDKRVSNGNYLWMSYFWSYLKPTGRAGFVMSSQASSAGNDEKTVRQKMVETGDVDVMISIRGGFFYTRTVPCELWHFDRNKPAERKDQVLMIDARSIGQLMPGSRTVHEFTPEQLRNISAIVWLYRGQHERFLALVADYFARHADECAAVPETITAFETALASLDEPFAALAKVKSLAESLAEFRDARRAYEKDSKALLADLAAFSKQMGKSAPATNDKQHTARQALDPLAERAKGLIKQIDLLYKLASRVAAAANESATDAYDRRAVGRLLKQLDAARHAAVNQIKRATYYHRQIVWLQDRFPKAEMQAVPGLCKVVTRQEIAASDWSLTPGRYVGVAPPPVDEDFDFEQAIAEIHEELAALNAEAVELAGTIQRNLEAL